In a genomic window of Candidatus Cloacimonadota bacterium:
- a CDS encoding GNAT family N-acetyltransferase: MKFDIYEDYSEKVITFVRELFAEYEQSLGFPLDFQNFDKELENLPGEYTPPEGCIFLCKVIEDIAGCIALRKLEPGICELKRMYVRKGYRGKGMGKQLADKIIERAKEIGYRIMRLDTLRSMTTPIKIYEELGFREIKAYRYNPFKNAVYMEKEL; the protein is encoded by the coding sequence ATGAAATTCGATATCTATGAAGACTATTCTGAAAAGGTTATTACATTTGTCAGGGAGCTGTTTGCTGAATATGAGCAATCACTTGGTTTTCCTTTAGATTTTCAGAATTTTGATAAGGAGCTGGAAAATCTGCCTGGAGAATATACACCACCTGAGGGATGTATATTTCTCTGTAAAGTAATAGAAGATATAGCAGGATGCATCGCTTTGAGAAAGCTCGAACCTGGAATTTGTGAATTAAAAAGAATGTATGTGAGAAAAGGATATAGGGGGAAGGGAATGGGGAAACAGCTAGCGGATAAAATCATTGAAAGAGCAAAGGAGATAGGATATCGCATAATGAGGTTAGATACACTTCGTTCCATGACAACACCAATCAAAATTTATGAAGAGTTAGGATTTAGGGAGATCAAGGCATATCGGTACAATCCATTTAAAAATGCGGTGTACATGGAGAAAGAGCTGTAG
- a CDS encoding redoxin domain-containing protein: protein MSVDSVFVHKMWDENELSKMVKGGIPFPMLTDAGGKVGTVYGIYDENAGVETRGRFLIDPDGIVQGYEVLTPPVGRNVSETIRQIQAFQLVRASKGTQATPSGWKPGKMVLKPGPDLVGKIWEVWKTENAFD from the coding sequence ATGAGTGTGGATAGTGTGTTCGTCCACAAAATGTGGGATGAAAATGAGCTGTCTAAGATGGTAAAAGGCGGAATCCCCTTCCCTATGCTGACCGATGCGGGTGGTAAGGTCGGAACAGTGTATGGCATCTATGATGAGAACGCAGGTGTGGAAACGCGCGGTCGATTCCTCATCGATCCTGACGGTATTGTTCAGGGTTACGAAGTGCTGACCCCGCCTGTGGGTAGAAATGTCAGCGAAACTATCAGGCAGATACAGGCATTCCAGCTTGTGCGTGCAAGCAAAGGAACCCAGGCAACGCCATCCGGATGGAAACCCGGAAAAATGGTTCTCAAGCCAGGTCCTGACCTTGTAGGAAAGATCTGGGAAGTGTGGAAAACAGAAAACGCATTTGATTAA
- a CDS encoding redoxin domain-containing protein has protein sequence MSEKPEEMTVGCARPTGGPVGEEVKETKKEQVEEKTEAKKMIMVGRKAPDFTAPAYYKGKFVSIKLSDYLGKWVVLCCYPGDFTFV, from the coding sequence ATGTCGGAAAAGCCGGAAGAAATGACCGTGGGCTGTGCCCGACCAACTGGCGGTCCGGTTGGTGAGGAAGTTAAAGAAACAAAAAAAGAACAAGTCGAAGAAAAGACGGAGGCAAAAAAAATGATCATGGTCGGAAGAAAAGCACCCGATTTCACTGCGCCTGCCTATTACAAGGGAAAATTCGTCAGTATCAAACTGTCGGACTATCTCGGAAAATGGGTTGTGCTGTGCTGTTATCCGGGTGACTTCACATTCGTGTGA
- a CDS encoding sulfotransferase family 2 domain-containing protein: MISHKHQCIFIHIPRCGGTSIEYIIWPNEEDRNVNNLWMGFISKYKNKYQTGGLQHLLATQIQVEVGNTVFKKYFKFAFVRNPWDKAVSQFLYMKQRMDLRSFIGMDKNDDFKKYLYLIQKKSHVQWKPQYTFLENKDGKVLVDFIGRFECFENDVLRILKKIRFDKIVKIPHIMKSKRIHYRFYYDSESEEIVRNIYKIDISKFGYSF, encoded by the coding sequence ATGATCTCTCACAAACACCAATGTATATTTATCCATATACCAAGATGTGGTGGGACAAGTATTGAATATATAATTTGGCCGAATGAAGAAGATAGGAATGTAAATAATTTGTGGATGGGATTTATTTCAAAATATAAAAATAAATATCAGACAGGTGGACTCCAGCATCTATTAGCAACTCAAATCCAGGTAGAAGTTGGCAATACTGTATTTAAAAAATACTTTAAGTTTGCATTTGTAAGAAATCCTTGGGACAAAGCAGTATCCCAATTTTTATATATGAAGCAGAGAATGGATCTTAGATCGTTTATTGGAATGGATAAAAATGATGATTTTAAAAAATATCTGTACTTGATACAGAAAAAATCTCACGTGCAATGGAAACCTCAGTATACCTTTTTGGAAAATAAAGACGGGAAGGTGTTAGTTGATTTTATTGGTAGATTTGAGTGCTTTGAAAATGATGTTCTTAGGATATTAAAAAAAATACGTTTTGATAAAATTGTTAAAATTCCGCATATAATGAAATCGAAAAGGATCCATTATCGGTTCTATTACGACTCCGAGTCTGAAGAAATAGTAAGAAATATATACAAAATAGATATTTCAAAATTTGGCTATTCATTTTAG
- a CDS encoding sulfotransferase family 2 domain-containing protein, which translates to MHYLKYTTSSFNSINNNPKHRFAQNHALNIYRHNAIYSYIPKNACSTMRLSIAMANGAIKDKKDFNWIHNNNGAFSADMRDLVQCKYAFTILRDPFSRLVSVFLDKFINRDVVAWKYIALHNRAINLDDVTFEFFIKSLENPTIRNGNIHWKPQEDFLVFEDYDDYFAFEEFQKIRVKLKNKIDLDIVDARPLVDHHTSGYKVLEGDSLFKVNPIELLNKKLSGYLPSPESMFSKEMIEIVNKVYINDIELYNSKISNSLITLKDKL; encoded by the coding sequence ATGCATTATTTAAAATACACTACATCGTCATTTAATTCGATTAATAATAATCCAAAGCATCGTTTTGCACAAAACCATGCTTTAAACATATATAGACACAATGCTATATACAGTTATATTCCCAAGAATGCTTGTTCAACTATGCGATTGAGTATAGCAATGGCTAATGGTGCAATTAAAGACAAGAAAGATTTTAACTGGATTCACAATAATAATGGCGCATTTAGTGCTGACATGCGTGACCTTGTACAGTGCAAGTATGCTTTTACGATACTTAGAGATCCTTTTTCTAGACTAGTTAGTGTATTTCTAGACAAGTTTATAAACAGAGATGTTGTGGCTTGGAAATATATTGCTCTTCACAATAGAGCAATCAATCTTGACGATGTGACTTTCGAATTTTTCATAAAAAGTTTGGAGAATCCAACAATACGAAACGGCAATATTCACTGGAAACCACAGGAGGATTTTCTTGTATTTGAAGACTATGATGATTACTTCGCTTTTGAGGAGTTCCAAAAGATTCGCGTAAAACTCAAAAACAAAATTGATTTAGACATCGTTGATGCCCGACCATTAGTCGACCATCATACTAGTGGATATAAAGTATTAGAGGGAGATAGTTTGTTTAAAGTGAATCCAATCGAGCTACTAAATAAGAAATTATCTGGTTATCTTCCATCTCCTGAATCAATGTTTAGCAAAGAAATGATAGAAATAGTAAATAAAGTATATATCAATGACATAGAATTATATAACAGTAAAATATCTAATAGTCTGATCACACTTAAAGATAAGTTGTAA
- a CDS encoding ankyrin repeat domain-containing protein yields VIIKGNLEEVQGLIEDNEDLLYEKNQNDCNLLHFSSYLGYKDITEYFIQKGVDLDAKTDEGETPLHYAARNEKLEIVSLLLQNGAQVDIKCIRGRTPLHVVSRENGNVAIGKLLIKNGADINSRDNNERTPLAFSAFRGYKEFVKFLLENGVEVPMKGEEADDLLHKAAIGGHKELFDYMIDNGININSKSYYGGTILHSAASGGLVESMNKLLKSGMNINEECRYGLKPIHYATIEGNKNVIELLLKNGDDINSKTKIGKTPLDYAKELEYDEIVDFLVTRGADDNIRSLTDFEGKYFNQQAPGDTAEIFAPGIVSSEFGVHSSPAFMPNGTEVYWTPMDSRNGGIYFTKIENGKWIIPKIAAFSSGYFCSNPVLSPDGSKLFFHSERPIEQNGKPGFGIWYVERNDKTWSNPSQITSYVSDFAPGWQVSLDSKSNIYFSIRGLSDIYVSRYLNGDYSESEKLEGPINTEHIDGDPFIEKNAEYLVFSSNRPDGFGGFDLYVAFKNDDVIWEEVKNIGAGVNSESNEMWPIISPDGKYLFFASNRNGTVDSYWIDTQIIKDLREKAVFKQIFYEDFYNEVLELEKQECYDTALILVEENWQNYPEQEFELMKELEYLYRKTEQYERSLSLFELGHEKGYFFLLHPNLPKCEPYVEYSRFNDIVDQDTNLRGTAIDSAETIFEIVLPENYDKTKIYPLFFILHGGGSSLKKSKEHWIIPSEIKTKFIIAYVQSYIYYDSNTFGWRSYDERAREDISRIYDEITSEFPLDTSVVYIGGMSAGGTAAMDFAINQIIPIKGVFGVCPGIPQEFDEERVEKAKLSGLKVMMVAGENDHYRPRQEEMENVFVDQNVPSKYILIPEMGHDIPEDLSDRWIKAVKFFQE; encoded by the coding sequence CAGTCATAATTAAAGGAAATCTGGAGGAAGTTCAAGGACTCATAGAAGATAATGAAGACTTGTTATATGAGAAAAATCAGAATGACTGTAATTTGCTACACTTTTCTTCCTATTTGGGCTATAAGGATATTACAGAATATTTCATCCAAAAAGGAGTTGACCTTGATGCAAAAACCGATGAAGGGGAAACACCTCTTCATTATGCAGCTCGTAATGAAAAATTGGAGATTGTTAGCCTGTTGCTGCAAAATGGAGCCCAAGTCGATATCAAATGTATCCGTGGCAGGACTCCGTTACATGTCGTCTCAAGAGAAAACGGCAATGTAGCGATTGGGAAATTACTCATTAAAAACGGTGCTGATATAAATTCGAGAGACAATAATGAAAGGACTCCCCTTGCATTTTCTGCTTTCAGGGGTTATAAAGAATTCGTCAAATTCCTGTTGGAAAATGGAGTCGAGGTGCCAATGAAGGGAGAAGAAGCTGATGACCTGTTACACAAAGCAGCTATTGGTGGTCATAAAGAACTATTTGATTATATGATTGATAATGGGATCAACATAAATTCTAAAAGCTATTACGGGGGAACAATCCTGCATAGTGCTGCGTCCGGTGGACTGGTTGAAAGTATGAATAAATTATTAAAGAGCGGGATGAATATCAACGAAGAATGCAGATATGGATTGAAACCGATACATTATGCAACAATCGAAGGGAATAAGAATGTGATTGAATTGTTATTGAAAAACGGGGATGATATTAATTCAAAAACTAAAATTGGAAAGACTCCATTGGATTATGCAAAAGAATTAGAATATGATGAAATTGTTGATTTCTTAGTTACACGAGGTGCGGATGATAATATAAGATCTCTAACAGATTTCGAAGGCAAATATTTTAATCAACAAGCTCCAGGAGATACTGCTGAAATATTTGCACCCGGTATCGTATCATCTGAGTTTGGTGTTCATTCAAGCCCTGCTTTTATGCCCAATGGAACTGAAGTGTATTGGACGCCAATGGATTCCAGGAATGGAGGTATATATTTTACTAAAATAGAGAATGGTAAATGGATAATACCCAAAATAGCTGCTTTTTCATCAGGATACTTTTGCTCAAATCCGGTTTTATCTCCGGATGGGAGTAAGCTTTTTTTTCATTCAGAAAGACCTATCGAACAAAATGGTAAACCTGGCTTTGGTATCTGGTATGTTGAACGGAACGATAAAACGTGGTCAAATCCTAGCCAAATTACTTCTTACGTAAGCGATTTCGCTCCAGGATGGCAGGTCTCTTTGGATAGCAAAAGCAATATTTATTTCTCCATAAGAGGATTAAGCGATATATATGTATCGAGATATCTGAATGGGGATTATTCTGAGTCAGAGAAGCTGGAAGGCCCAATAAACACAGAACACATTGATGGCGATCCATTTATCGAAAAGAACGCTGAATATCTTGTTTTTTCTTCAAATCGTCCAGACGGCTTTGGGGGATTCGACCTTTATGTGGCATTTAAAAATGATGATGTTATATGGGAAGAAGTAAAAAATATCGGTGCGGGAGTTAACTCAGAAAGTAATGAAATGTGGCCGATTATTTCACCTGACGGTAAGTATTTGTTTTTTGCAAGTAACAGAAATGGAACAGTTGATTCTTACTGGATCGATACTCAGATCATAAAGGACTTAAGAGAAAAAGCAGTTTTTAAACAGATTTTTTATGAAGATTTTTATAATGAAGTCCTCGAACTTGAAAAGCAAGAATGTTACGATACAGCCCTTATTCTCGTTGAAGAAAACTGGCAAAACTATCCTGAACAGGAATTCGAACTCATGAAAGAGCTGGAATATCTGTATCGAAAAACTGAGCAGTATGAAAGATCTCTCAGTCTCTTTGAGTTAGGTCATGAGAAAGGATATTTCTTCCTGCTACATCCAAATCTTCCGAAGTGTGAACCGTATGTGGAATATTCTCGTTTTAATGATATCGTGGATCAAGACACCAACCTCAGAGGAACAGCAATTGATTCTGCTGAGACGATCTTCGAGATCGTACTTCCGGAAAATTATGATAAGACGAAAATCTACCCCCTCTTTTTCATCCTGCATGGAGGAGGAAGCTCGCTAAAAAAATCAAAAGAACACTGGATCATTCCTAGTGAAATAAAAACTAAATTCATAATTGCTTATGTTCAATCTTATATTTATTATGATTCGAATACATTTGGCTGGAGATCCTATGATGAACGAGCTCGAGAGGATATATCTCGAATTTATGATGAGATCACATCTGAATTTCCTCTTGATACAAGTGTCGTATATATTGGGGGTATGTCAGCTGGCGGAACTGCTGCTATGGATTTTGCGATCAATCAGATCATTCCGATCAAAGGAGTATTTGGAGTATGCCCAGGCATACCACAAGAGTTTGATGAAGAAAGAGTTGAAAAAGCAAAATTATCTGGTCTTAAGGTCATGATGGTAGCAGGCGAAAACGACCATTACCGACCACGACAGGAAGAAATGGAAAATGTTTTTGTAGATCAAAACGTCCCATCCAAATATATCCTCATTCCAGAAATGGGGCACGATATACCCGAAGATCTGAGTGATAGGTGGATTAAAGCAGTAAAGTTTTTTCAAGAATGA